AACCGCTCCGAATCGGCGTAATCCTCGGCCTGCTCGTGGATCTCGGCCAGCGCCACCACGACCGAGTACCCGCGCGGGATCACCCAGTCGCCGAGTTCGAAGGCCGGCGTGTAGACGTGGCGGCCGGCGAAGTCGATGACCGTGCGGTTGCGCTGCACTTCGTAGATCGTCGCCTGGCGGTATTCGTTGTCGCCCGTCGCCGCTTCGGCGACCAGCTTGGCCAGGACGTCGGGGTGGCGGCTGATCCGCTCGAACGCCCAGCCGAGCGTGGACGCCGTGGTCTCGTGTCCGGCTGCGAGCAGGGTGAGTAGTTCGTCGGCGATCTCGTTGCGCGACATCGCCGTACCGTCTTCATACGTACTACGCAGCAGCAGCGCCAGGACGTCGTCGCGTTCGTCGAACCGCGGGTCGGCGAGGACTTCGTCGATGAGCCGGTCGATCGTCTCGTCGTAGCGCCTGCGGTAGTCGGCGAGCCGGCCCCACGGCGTCCAGCGACCGAAGGTCCGCGGCGGGCTGGGGATCACCGCGAGCCGCGATCCCAGCGTCACCCACGGCGGGATGATGCTGCGCAGTTCGTCGAGTTTCTCCCCGTCCGCGCCGAACACCGCCCGCAGGATCGCGTTGAGGGTGATTCGCATCATCGGCTCCAGCGTCGAAAATGGCTGACCCTGCGGCCAATTGGCCGATTCGCGCAGCGTCTCCTCTTCGAAGACCCGCTCGTAGTTCTTGACGCTCTTACCGTGCAGCGGAGGGGTGAGCAGACGGCGGCGCCGCTTGTGCTCGGCGCCGTCGAGCGCGAACACCGACCCGGGGCCCAGGATGCGGCTGAGGTTGGGCTGGATGTTTCCGACGGCGTCGGTGGGCGCCATGAACAGCTGCTTGGCCAACTGCGGATCGGCGACGATCACCGTGCGGCCGAACATCGGGACGTTGATGCAGAAGGCCGGACCGTGCCGGCGCGCCAACGCGGCGATCAGTTGGCGGCGGGCGAACACGTACGCGATGCCCTGGACCGGCATCGGTAGCCGCAAGGCGGGTGGTAGGTGGGCCGCACGGGCACTCGAGGTGGGGACTTCGGCAACGGTCGCTTCGCTCATGGCACTCCCAGCCGGTTGTTGGTACTGCGCGGTACCGGAAACTTGTGGGGTACGGTACCGCCTGGTACCACGTGATGCAAGGGTGGCTGGAGGTGACATGACGACGGCGACGGCGGCGGTATCGGACCCCACGACGCAGACAGATCCGTTCCGCGGCAGGCTGCTCGACGGTATGGCGGCCTCGATCGCCGAACGTGGTTACCGCGACACCACTGTCGCCGACATCGTCCGGCACGCGCACACCTCGAAGCGCACCTTCTACGCCCGCTTCGGCACCAAGGAGGACTGCTTCGTCGAACTCCTGCGCGCCAACAACGAGGCGTTGATCGCCGGCATCCGCGCGGCCGTCGACCCGCACGCCGACGGGGATGCGCAGATCCGGCAGGCGGTCGCCGCCTACGTCGGGCACATCGCGGCGCGACCGGCGATCACGCTCAGCTGGATCCGGGAGCTCCCCGCGCTAGGCGCGCAGGCGACACCACTGCACCGTTGGGCGATCGACCGCCTGACCGACATGCTGGTCGATCTCTCCGGCAACCCCGGCTTCCGCCGCGCGGGAAGGGCCCCGTTGAGCAGGCCGCTGGCCGTTGTGCTGCTCGGCGGGTTGCGGGAGCTGACCGCGCTGTTCGTCGAGGACGGCAGTGACGTGCAGGGGCTCCTCGAACCGGCGGTCGCCGCGTCGACGGCGCTGCTCGGCGGTTAACGCAGCAGCAGACGCGCCGAGCGTTCCAACCGCTGCGTCATGTCGTCGTAGGACGAGTAGCCCATCCCCGCCCACACCAGCGCACCGACGTAGAGCAGTTCGAGGGCCTCGATCGCGTCGAAGTCGACCGGCGCCCCCAGCGCGTTCACCAACCGGTCGCGCACATCGCGGCCGATGCGCTGCCGCAGCACCTCCACGTCGGGCTCCTTACCGAGCAGGGCGTTGGTGACCGCGCCCGCGAACTCCGGCTCGTCGGCCACCAGCAGCGCGATGTCCCGCAGCACCTCGACGACCCGGGTGGCCGGGTCGTCCGACTCGTGGGCGGCCGGAGGCGCCGCGGACAGGCGGCGCCAGAACACCTCGGCGACGAGATGCTCTTTGGACGAGAAGTAGGTGTAGGCGGTCGCCGCTCCGACACCGGCTTCCGCGGCGACGCGCCGTACGGTCAGACCGGCGAAGCCGTCACGGTTGAGGATGTCGACCGCGGCGCGCCCCAGCCGGTCGACGGTGTCGGCCTGTTTCGCGGTCAGACGGCGCCGAGTCGACTCCAGGGTCGGATCGGACACATGTCCGGACGCTACTACAACGCCGCATGGCCAGCAACGGCTAAGTTGGGTAGCCATGAGCCTCACCGACACTGATCTCCCACCGCGCGCCGCGCGGCTGTTCGCGCTCGCCGACGAGGCCATCGGCTTCATGCCCGCCGACGAGGGCCGCACGCTCTACGACATCGCGGTGCGCTACCTCGGCGACGGTGTCGGCGTCGAAATCGGTACCTACTGCGGGAAGTCCACGCTGATGCTCGGCGCGGCCGCGCAGGAGACCGGTGGCGTGGTGTACACGGTCGACCACCATCACGGCTCCGAGGAGCACCAGCCGGGCTGGGAGTACCACGACACCACCATGGTCGATCCCGTCACCGGACGGTTCGACACGTTGCCGACCATGCGGCACACGCTCGACGCCGCCGATCTCGACGACCACGTCGTCGCGGTGGTCGGACGCTCACCGGTGGTGGCGCGGGGATGGCGAACCCCGTTGCGGCTGTTGTTCATCGACGGCGGCCACACCGAGGAGGCCGCCCAGCGTGATTTCGACGGCTGGGCCAGGTGGGTGGAGCCGGGCGGCGCGCTGATCATCCACGACGTGTTCCCGAATCCCGACGACGGCGGACAGGCGCCGTTCCACATCTACCGCCGCGCGCTGGACACCGGCGTGTTCCGTGAGGTCGGCGCGATGGGCTCGATGCGGGTGCTGGAACGCACTGCTGGACAACCCGGTTCGCTGCAGTGACGGGGCCTAGCGGTCGCTGACCGCGCAGGCGCAGTCGAATTCGTCCTCGAGGCCGCGCGGCAGGTCGGCGGCGCGGAAGATCCCACTGCCGGGCGTTGCGGCGGTCAGCGCATCGGCGGCCAGGATGACGGCGGCGCCGGTCCACGTGGTCCGCTCCTCGGGCCAGCGCTTCCCGTCGGCGAACACCAGTCCGGTCCAATAGGATCCGTCGTCCTCACGCAGGTGGTGCATGGCGGCGAACTGCTGGTGTGCGCGTGCCGAATCACCGATCGCGTCGAGCGCCATCACCAGTTCGCACGTCTCGGCACCGGTGACCCACGGGCGGTCGTCGACGCACCGGATGCCCAGGCCCGGCACCACGAAATCGTCCCAGCGGTCGTCGATCCGGGCATGGGCGGCCGGGCCGCGCAGTGCACCGCACAGCACCGGGTAGTACCACTCCATCGCATGCCGGTCCTTGGCCACGAACGACCCCGGATGCGCCACGATGGCGTGTCCGAGCCGGCCGACCGCCACCTCCCACTCGGGCTGCGGCTCACCGATGTGGTCGGCGAGCGCGAGCGCGCACCGGATCGCGTGGTGGATGCTGGCGCAGCCGGTCAGCAGGGCCTCCGGAATCGGGCCGGCTGCGCTTAGCGCCCAGGAGATCTCGCCGTTGGGACGCTGCAGGCCCAACACGAAGTCGATCGCCTTGGCGACAACGGGCCACATCGTTTCGGCGAATGTGCGGTCGCCGGTGATCAGCACGTGGTGCCAGACACCCGCGGCGATGTAGGCACAGAAATTGCTGTCGCTGTTGGCGTCCTCGATCACGCCGTTGCGGAACTGGATCGGCCATGAACCGTCCGGCCGCTGGGTCGTACGGCACCATTCGTAGGCCGCGCGCGCCGGTTCGATCAGGCCGGCGACGGTCAGCGCCATCGCCGACTCGACGTGGTCCCACGGGTCGGTGTGCCCGCCGGTGAACCACGGGATGGCCCCTGAGGACTCCTGCTCTGCGGCAATCGATTCGGCGGTCTGCCGGCACTGCTCCGGGGTGAACACGCCGGGAATTCCGGGCAGGCCAGCGGCGGGCATCCGCTACCGCGCCGGCTTCTCGAAGTAGAGCGCGACGCTCTTCCCGATCAGGGGATTGAGCAGTTCCTCCCCGCGCCGGGTGAGCCAGGGCGCCGACATCATGTCCCAGACCAGCAGCTTGTGGTACGCCGCGACGGCGGGGTGGTCGTTCTTCGACGTGCCCACCGCGCATTTGAGCCACCAGAACGGCGAGTGCAGGGCGTGGGCGTGGGCGGTGTGGATGAGCCTGAGCCCGTGTGCGGTCACCTTGTCGCGCAGTTCGTCGGCCTTGTAGATCCGGATGTGGCCGCCCTCGTTGGCGTGGTACTCGTCGGACAACAACCAGCAGATCCGCTCCGGCAGCCAGCGCGGGACCGTGATGGCCAGCGCGCCACCGGGTTTGAGTACCCGCACCAATTCGGCGATGGCCTGCTCGTCCTGGGGCACGTGTTCGAGGATCTCCGAGGCGATCACGAAGTCGAAGGTGCCGTCGGCATACGGCAGGGCGAGCGCATCACCCTTGACCACTTCGGCTTTCGCCGACGCCGGCACCTCACCCTGGGCCTTCATCGCCTGCAGGATCTCGTCGACGTCGTTGAGGTCCTGCGCGTTCTGGTCGAAGCCAACCACGTCGGCTCCGCGCCGGTAGGCCTCGAAGGTGTGCCGGCCCGCACCGCAGCCGACGTCGATCACCTTCGAACCCGGCCCGATTCCCAGACGGTCGAAGTCAACGGTCAGCATATGGCCCTCTTGTACACCGAAACAGTCTGTGCGGCAACGGATTCCCAGCTGAAAACGTCGAGCGCTCTGCGACGGCCCGCGGCGCCGAGGCGATGGCGCTGCGCGGGTGAGTCGAGCAGTTCGCCGAGCGCACCGGTGAGTTCGTCGACATCGCCGGGCCGGACCAGGCGGGCACATTCGCCGTCGGCGCCCACCACCTCGGGCAGAGCGCCGGCCCGGCTGGCCACGATCGGTGTTCCGCTGGCCATCGCCTCCACCGCCGGTAGTGAGAAGCCCTCGTAGAGCGAAGGAATGCAGGCGACCTCGGCCGAGGCGAGCAGCGCGGCGAGTTCCTCGTCGGACAGGCCGCTGGAACTGTGCACGATGTCGGAGATCCCGAGTTCGGCGATCAGCTTCTCCGTCGGCCCGTTGGGCTCCAGCTTGGAGACCAGCTGGACGTCGAGATTGCGCTCGACCCGCAAGCGGGCGACGGCGTGCAGCAGGTGGCTGATGCCCTTGAGCGGGACGTCGGCGCTGGCGATCGCGATGATCCGGCCGCTCACCCGGTGGTCGGCGGGCCGGAACAGTTCGGTGTCCACGCCCAGCGGCACCACGTGCAGTTGCTCGGGTGAGACCCCGAAGTCGTCGGCGATGTCGGTGGCCGACGAGGAGGAGACGGTGAGCAGTTCGGGGATCTGGCGCGCGACCTGCTTCTGCATCTCGGCGAAGCCGTACCAGCGGCGCACCAGGGGTTTGCGCCACCAGGAGGCGGCCGCCACGTCGACGACCTTGTCCCGGGTGATCGGATGGTGGACGGTGGCCACCACGGGCAGCCCCAGGCCCGCGATCTCCAGCAGCCCGGTGCCCAGGCTCTGATTGTCGTGGACGACGTCGAAGTCACCGAGCCGCTCGGCCAGGAGCCGCGCGACCCGCATGGTGAAGGTCTTGGGCTCGGGGAATCCGGCGGTCCACGTCGTCAGTAGCTCGAGCAGGTCGATCCGGTCGCGGATCTCACTGGGCCGCGGCACCCGGAACGGATCGGGTTCGCGGTAGAGGTCGAGGCTGGGCACCTTGGTCAGGCGGACCCGCGGATCGAGCCCCTCGGGGTAGGGCTGGCCTGAGAACACCTCGACGTCGTGACCGAGATCGGCGAGTCCGCGGGCGAGATGCCGGACGTAGACACCCTGGCCTCCGCAGTGCGTTTTGCTGCGGTACGACAACAACGCGATGCGCATGGTCAGATGAGTCCGAGGCCGGTGGGCCGGGCCGCGCTGGACCGGTCGAATCGTGTCACGCAGAGACTCCGAACCTTCTGGACATGTGTCCAGACTATAGTTTGACGTGCTACGCGACGCAACGCGTCCGCTTGTGCCTGACTATCACAGCGACGTGGTGGTGTCTTGCCCAGCGGACTGCCCCGCCCGCGGAGGTGGGA
Above is a window of Mycolicibacterium baixiangningiae DNA encoding:
- a CDS encoding cytochrome P450 gives rise to the protein MSEATVAEVPTSSARAAHLPPALRLPMPVQGIAYVFARRQLIAALARRHGPAFCINVPMFGRTVIVADPQLAKQLFMAPTDAVGNIQPNLSRILGPGSVFALDGAEHKRRRRLLTPPLHGKSVKNYERVFEEETLRESANWPQGQPFSTLEPMMRITLNAILRAVFGADGEKLDELRSIIPPWVTLGSRLAVIPSPPRTFGRWTPWGRLADYRRRYDETIDRLIDEVLADPRFDERDDVLALLLRSTYEDGTAMSRNEIADELLTLLAAGHETTASTLGWAFERISRHPDVLAKLVAEAATGDNEYRQATIYEVQRNRTVIDFAGRHVYTPAFELGDWVIPRGYSVVVALAEIHEQAEDYADSERFSPERFVGSRPSPTAHVPFGGGTRRCIGAVFANVEMDVVLRTVLRHFDIETTTAAGEKVHSRGVAYTPKAGGQVTLRRRPQPLA
- a CDS encoding TetR/AcrR family transcriptional regulator, translated to MTTATAAVSDPTTQTDPFRGRLLDGMAASIAERGYRDTTVADIVRHAHTSKRTFYARFGTKEDCFVELLRANNEALIAGIRAAVDPHADGDAQIRQAVAAYVGHIAARPAITLSWIRELPALGAQATPLHRWAIDRLTDMLVDLSGNPGFRRAGRAPLSRPLAVVLLGGLRELTALFVEDGSDVQGLLEPAVAASTALLGG
- a CDS encoding TetR/AcrR family transcriptional regulator, with translation MSDPTLESTRRRLTAKQADTVDRLGRAAVDILNRDGFAGLTVRRVAAEAGVGAATAYTYFSSKEHLVAEVFWRRLSAAPPAAHESDDPATRVVEVLRDIALLVADEPEFAGAVTNALLGKEPDVEVLRQRIGRDVRDRLVNALGAPVDFDAIEALELLYVGALVWAGMGYSSYDDMTQRLERSARLLLR
- a CDS encoding class I SAM-dependent methyltransferase encodes the protein MSLTDTDLPPRAARLFALADEAIGFMPADEGRTLYDIAVRYLGDGVGVEIGTYCGKSTLMLGAAAQETGGVVYTVDHHHGSEEHQPGWEYHDTTMVDPVTGRFDTLPTMRHTLDAADLDDHVVAVVGRSPVVARGWRTPLRLLFIDGGHTEEAAQRDFDGWARWVEPGGALIIHDVFPNPDDGGQAPFHIYRRALDTGVFREVGAMGSMRVLERTAGQPGSLQ
- a CDS encoding prenyltransferase/squalene oxidase repeat-containing protein, whose product is MPAAGLPGIPGVFTPEQCRQTAESIAAEQESSGAIPWFTGGHTDPWDHVESAMALTVAGLIEPARAAYEWCRTTQRPDGSWPIQFRNGVIEDANSDSNFCAYIAAGVWHHVLITGDRTFAETMWPVVAKAIDFVLGLQRPNGEISWALSAAGPIPEALLTGCASIHHAIRCALALADHIGEPQPEWEVAVGRLGHAIVAHPGSFVAKDRHAMEWYYPVLCGALRGPAAHARIDDRWDDFVVPGLGIRCVDDRPWVTGAETCELVMALDAIGDSARAHQQFAAMHHLREDDGSYWTGLVFADGKRWPEERTTWTGAAVILAADALTAATPGSGIFRAADLPRGLEDEFDCACAVSDR
- a CDS encoding class I SAM-dependent methyltransferase, producing the protein MLTVDFDRLGIGPGSKVIDVGCGAGRHTFEAYRRGADVVGFDQNAQDLNDVDEILQAMKAQGEVPASAKAEVVKGDALALPYADGTFDFVIASEILEHVPQDEQAIAELVRVLKPGGALAITVPRWLPERICWLLSDEYHANEGGHIRIYKADELRDKVTAHGLRLIHTAHAHALHSPFWWLKCAVGTSKNDHPAVAAYHKLLVWDMMSAPWLTRRGEELLNPLIGKSVALYFEKPAR
- a CDS encoding glycosyltransferase family 4 protein yields the protein MRIALLSYRSKTHCGGQGVYVRHLARGLADLGHDVEVFSGQPYPEGLDPRVRLTKVPSLDLYREPDPFRVPRPSEIRDRIDLLELLTTWTAGFPEPKTFTMRVARLLAERLGDFDVVHDNQSLGTGLLEIAGLGLPVVATVHHPITRDKVVDVAAASWWRKPLVRRWYGFAEMQKQVARQIPELLTVSSSSATDIADDFGVSPEQLHVVPLGVDTELFRPADHRVSGRIIAIASADVPLKGISHLLHAVARLRVERNLDVQLVSKLEPNGPTEKLIAELGISDIVHSSSGLSDEELAALLASAEVACIPSLYEGFSLPAVEAMASGTPIVASRAGALPEVVGADGECARLVRPGDVDELTGALGELLDSPAQRHRLGAAGRRRALDVFSWESVAAQTVSVYKRAIC